The sequence TTTTTGTTGCTACGTCTTTTGCGGCGAAAGTTGAAACAGTAAATATTAAAAGTCAGGCTATGAATAAAGAAATTCCTACGCTTGTAATTTCTCACGAGCATTTGACGGAAGTCGGCAGTCCGGTAATTTATCTTTTGCACGGATATGCGGGAAATGAAAAATCTTGGTCAATTATTCAGCCTAAACTGCAAAGTATTGCAGACCGTTACAATTTAATTTTTGTATGTCCTTACGGAGAAAATAATTGGTATTTGGACAGTCCAATTGATAAATCTATAAGGTATGAAACTTTTATTTCAAGCGAGCTTGTAAAATATATAGACGCTCATTATGCGACGGGCGAAAACAAATCAGCGCGAGCCATAACGGGGTTTAGCATGGGCGGTTACGGAGCAATAAGAACTGCAATTTTACATCCTGAAATTTTTGGCGCCGCCGGCAGCGCAAGCGGAGCGTTTGAACTTATTAACCTTCCGTCAATTCCCATAGACACAAGCCCTCGCAAAGATTTTAATATCAGTTCTGTTTTAGGAAAAGATAAAAAACTTTGGAAACAGTATTCGCTGTTTAATACAATTAGCAAAACGCAAAAAATATTTCCGGCTATTATTATAGACTGCGGATATAACGACACTTTAGTTTTTAACACAAACAACAAATTTCACAAGAAACTTTTAGAAAATAACATAGCGCACGACTATATTGTTCGCCCGGGCGGACACGATATTACCTATTGGCAAAATGCAATAGAGTATCAAATATTATTTTTTATAAATTATTTCGCGGAGAATTATTATAATTCCGGTAAGTTAAAAATATAAATAAGTTCGTATAAAAATATTAAACAGAGCGGTTGCGCAAAAATTCGCGCAACTGCTTTTTTTAATGCTATAATTTTGGCTGAAAAAACGTTA is a genomic window of Endomicrobium proavitum containing:
- a CDS encoding alpha/beta hydrolase, with translation MLKKLMLFVCFLIFVATSFAAKVETVNIKSQAMNKEIPTLVISHEHLTEVGSPVIYLLHGYAGNEKSWSIIQPKLQSIADRYNLIFVCPYGENNWYLDSPIDKSIRYETFISSELVKYIDAHYATGENKSARAITGFSMGGYGAIRTAILHPEIFGAAGSASGAFELINLPSIPIDTSPRKDFNISSVLGKDKKLWKQYSLFNTISKTQKIFPAIIIDCGYNDTLVFNTNNKFHKKLLENNIAHDYIVRPGGHDITYWQNAIEYQILFFINYFAENYYNSGKLKI